TACAATAAACTTCAGTACACTCTTTTTATCCATATATATTTCTCCCCCTTAAAACAATCGCCTTTAGCTCCAACTTACCTTGTTATTATATAACTATTGCATTTTGTAGTCAATACAGCCTTAATCCCGCTTCTCAAAGTAATACAATGTGTCCTATAATCAATATAAGTACCGAAAAATAAAAAGATGTAATAAATCTCCATTCTAGCTTGGTCACTGTATTATATATATTCTGATGCATGTTTTGCATAATCCAATGCTGAATTTTTTATATCTATTATTTCCTGTTCCGTCAACTTTCTGATTATTTTGCCCGGGCTTCCTAATACAAGAGATCCGTCAGGTATTTCTTTATTTGAAGTTATCAAAGTACCCGCCCCTACAATTACATCTTGTCCAATTTTAGCTCCATTTAATATAATGCTGCCCATCCCGATCAAACTATTATCATCTATAGTACAACCATGTAATATGCATCCATGGCCTATGGTGACATAGCTACCTATTTGGACACTCATGTTTTCATCAACGTGAATCACTGTCGCATCTTGAATGTTTGTGTATGCTCCTATTCTTATTATGTCCAAATCACCCCTTAATACAGCTCCTGGCCATATGCTACTTCGTTCACCGATAGTAACATCACCTATTATCTCGCTACTTTCGGAAATATAACAAGCAGGATGAACAATTGGAAATACATTTTTATAATCTCTAATCAATATTATCGTCCTCCGATACAATCCGGTATTTACTAAAAAAATTATAGCAGTAATATTAATATTACTGCTATAATTTAATTCTTCTCACATTTTTGATTTGCCACAGTGCATGAAGTTTTGCATGCAGACTGGCAAGAATTCTGGCACTCTCCACAGCCCCCATAAACTGCAGTTTTCTTGAGGTCCTGAGAGTTTATTGTTTTAATATGTTTCAAGGCTATTCCTCCTTGCATTTGTTTCTATCACTCATTTTACAATATATATTAGATTTTATCAATGATTTATTTAATTCCGCTTCTTATGTTAACACCGATAATACCCCCTATTGCGCCGATAACAGCTCCAAAAATTAGTTCTATATACAAAGGTCTGGAGAATAAATCAATATATTTTAATAAGTGACATATAATTAATGATATTATGATATATAGTATTCCAGCTAATGCCCCTGTCAGCCAACCTTTAGAACCAGATATTCTGGCAGCGTATATACCTGTCAATGCTAGACTAACCACTTTTATTATTTGCACAGCAGGAGAGATAACAGTCTCATTCATCTGAGATATATTGATGATAAATGCCAACAACAAAAACATTATAATTGTCAATATGATACCGAAAAGAGCACCTCTTAATATATTAATAACACCTTTGATATGTGTACTCATTGCATTCCCTCCAAAAAATTCTTTGTTCAGTTTTAATCTATGTAAAAATAAGACGATTTAGAACAAAAAAAGAAATAACCCACCGGTTATTTCTTTTATTCTTCATCATCTGATTCGTTGTCTACGCTTTTTATAGCCCATCTTGCCATAACGATGTTGACCTTATCTGACCCAACCTCTATAGTTATTACATCATCCTTGATCTTTATTATCTTACCGAATATTCCACCTATTGTTGTAACGTTATCGCCAACTTTTAAGGCAGCAAGCATTTCCCTGATTTGCTTATCCCTTTTCTGTTGAGGTCTGATAATTAAAAAGTAAAATACGGCAATTAGTACTATAAAAGGTAAGAAAGCCATTAATTGTTCCATAGACATACCTCCATTAAAAGTAATTTAGCTATTATTCAATATTAGATAAGACTTACTAGTTTTACCTATATTGTTCCATAATATTTTTGGAAAAATTCATTTCTAAAATCCAGCAAACTGTCATCTCTTATCGCTTGTCTAATATTATTCATCAAATTGATCAAAAAATAGAGATTATGAATTGTCGTAAGCCTGGCACCCAAAATTTCTTTCACATTAAAAAGATGTCGTATATATGCCCTGCTGTAATTCCTGCAAGTATAACAATTACATTCCGGATCCAGTTTCGAAAAATCACGTTTGAACTCTGCATTTCTAATGACAAGTTTGCCCCTGCTGGTCATTACAGTCCCATTCCTTGCAATACGTGTAGGAAGCACACAATCAAACATATCTATCCCTCTGCAAACTCCTTCTACCAAACAATCGGGACTTCCAACCCCCATCAAATAACGCGGTTTATCTTCAGGCAAATACGGAACAGTGCACTCCAGCATCTGATACATCAAATCTTTAGGCTCACCTACACTCAGCCCCCCTATAGC
This is a stretch of genomic DNA from Clostridia bacterium. It encodes these proteins:
- the scfA gene encoding six-cysteine ranthipeptide SCIFF; translated protein: MKHIKTINSQDLKKTAVYGGCGECQNSCQSACKTSCTVANQKCEKN
- the yajC gene encoding preprotein translocase subunit YajC; translation: MEQLMAFLPFIVLIAVFYFLIIRPQQKRDKQIREMLAALKVGDNVTTIGGIFGKIIKIKDDVITIEVGSDKVNIVMARWAIKSVDNESDDEE
- a CDS encoding gamma carbonic anhydrase family protein, with protein sequence MIRDYKNVFPIVHPACYISESSEIIGDVTIGERSSIWPGAVLRGDLDIIRIGAYTNIQDATVIHVDENMSVQIGSYVTIGHGCILHGCTIDDNSLIGMGSIILNGAKIGQDVIVGAGTLITSNKEIPDGSLVLGSPGKIIRKLTEQEIIDIKNSALDYAKHASEYI
- a CDS encoding TIGR04086 family membrane protein yields the protein MSTHIKGVINILRGALFGIILTIIMFLLLAFIINISQMNETVISPAVQIIKVVSLALTGIYAARISGSKGWLTGALAGILYIIISLIICHLLKYIDLFSRPLYIELIFGAVIGAIGGIIGVNIRSGIK